In Thermofilaceae archaeon, a genomic segment contains:
- a CDS encoding APC family permease: MASLRRALGLGYATLFGIGLILGAGNYVLVGRAIGLVGDAGWVSAALAGVIALTVAFSYAELAGMFPYDSSVYRYVVEAFPRFKLLAFLAGWFLFFGAAAGASTDAIGFSNHVAQLTGRSDLVLPVALLLLASLTVLNWWGIEESALFAAILTLVELFGLGLVVVAGALWPTRSANYASFNPTVNPLGAIMAGAAILYFACSGFELQPTLCEETRDAERNVPKAIVLSVAIVAGVTVALSLSLVRLMSWEEVGASRAPLVDAAARAIPQAAQLLMLIALSATANSALGYMVAASRLLYGLSLEEVTWRKLGSVCRWRRTPHYSVALSGLMAIAIVALNELLPAATGWRPKINGFEYQLIDLVGKTASLAMLLASLLVNFSLIALRLKAPHLQRHYRTPLNVGSLPLLPLASSGLIAAFIIAGFNDWAVWLSTALVTALGLLLYRGADRRVAPRSCAGQPF; encoded by the coding sequence ATGGCTTCACTTAGAAGGGCGCTGGGACTCGGCTACGCCACTCTGTTCGGGATCGGCTTGATCTTGGGCGCTGGGAACTACGTGCTGGTAGGTAGAGCTATCGGGTTGGTCGGAGACGCTGGGTGGGTGAGCGCGGCCCTGGCGGGCGTCATCGCCCTTACTGTGGCCTTCTCTTACGCGGAGTTGGCGGGGATGTTTCCGTACGATTCGAGCGTGTACAGGTACGTAGTGGAAGCTTTCCCCAGGTTTAAGCTGCTAGCTTTCCTGGCGGGTTGGTTTCTGTTCTTTGGTGCTGCAGCTGGAGCGTCTACAGACGCGATCGGTTTCTCAAACCACGTCGCCCAGCTCACGGGTAGAAGCGATCTTGTGCTGCCGGTCGCGCTGTTGCTGCTCGCTTCCCTTACGGTGCTGAACTGGTGGGGTATTGAAGAGTCGGCGCTTTTTGCCGCAATCCTTACTCTCGTAGAGCTCTTTGGGCTCGGCTTAGTCGTTGTGGCTGGAGCCCTCTGGCCCACGAGGAGCGCGAACTACGCATCATTTAACCCAACCGTCAACCCCTTGGGGGCGATCATGGCGGGAGCCGCGATTCTATACTTCGCCTGCTCGGGTTTCGAGCTGCAGCCGACCTTATGCGAGGAAACTCGGGACGCTGAGAGGAACGTGCCAAAGGCGATCGTGCTTTCCGTTGCCATAGTGGCTGGCGTGACGGTAGCCCTCAGTCTCTCCCTGGTGCGGTTGATGAGCTGGGAGGAGGTGGGTGCGAGCAGGGCGCCGCTGGTCGACGCTGCGGCTCGAGCAATCCCTCAAGCCGCGCAGCTCTTGATGCTCATCGCGCTCAGCGCCACCGCTAACAGCGCGCTGGGCTACATGGTCGCCGCATCAAGGCTCCTCTACGGCTTATCCCTGGAGGAGGTCACCTGGAGGAAGCTCGGCTCCGTGTGCAGGTGGAGGCGCACCCCCCACTACAGCGTAGCCCTGTCCGGGCTGATGGCCATCGCGATCGTGGCACTCAACGAGCTGTTGCCCGCTGCAACCGGCTGGCGCCCCAAGATCAACGGTTTCGAGTACCAGTTGATCGACCTGGTTGGCAAGACAGCGAGCCTAGCCATGCTGCTAGCATCGCTGCTCGTGAACTTCTCCCTCATCGCTCTTAGGCTGAAAGCCCCCCACCTTCAGAGGCACTACAGGACGCCGTTAAACGTGGGCTCCCTACCACTGCTACCTCTCGCCTCCAGCGGGCTGATAGCAGCGTTCATCATCGCCGGCTTTAATGACTGGGCTGTCTGGCTCAGCACTGCTCTAGTTACAGCCCTCGGCTTGCTGCTGTACAGGGGGGCTGACAGGCGCGTAGCTCCACGTTCGTGTGCAGGACAACCGTTTTAG
- a CDS encoding GAF domain-containing protein — protein sequence MRKRDVFDRLLREIEAVVDSSLEREEKLKRVCELLASSVDYYDWVGFYLVDEAKGNELVLGPFVGEPTEHVRIPFGRGVCGRAAVELKTIIVQDVSKETNYLACSPLVKSEIVVPIFREGKFIGELDIDSHQLAPFTEEDREFLEKVANLVAKVL from the coding sequence GTGCGGAAAAGGGATGTATTCGACAGGCTGCTTAGGGAGATAGAAGCCGTAGTGGACTCAAGCCTCGAGAGGGAGGAGAAGCTGAAGAGGGTCTGCGAGCTTTTAGCCAGCAGCGTGGATTACTACGATTGGGTCGGCTTCTACCTCGTTGACGAGGCTAAGGGTAACGAGCTGGTGCTGGGGCCCTTCGTCGGTGAACCAACCGAGCACGTCAGAATCCCCTTTGGGAGGGGCGTCTGCGGCCGCGCAGCAGTTGAGCTCAAGACGATCATCGTCCAGGACGTGTCGAAGGAGACTAACTACCTAGCGTGCAGTCCCCTCGTGAAGTCGGAGATCGTCGTCCCAATCTTCAGGGAGGGGAAGTTCATCGGAGAGCTCGACATCGATTCGCACCAGCTGGCTCCCTTCACGGAGGAGGATAGGGAGTTCCTGGAGAAGGTAGCGAACCTGGTGGCGAAGGTGCTCTAG